A window of the Desulfobacula toluolica Tol2 genome harbors these coding sequences:
- the radA gene encoding DNA repair protein RadA, whose translation MQKKEKFTFKCQSCGGQTPKWMGKCPDCGAWDTLVEERIGAGVLKKRKSSFLSEPVLIDSVEVKETERLETGVAEFDRVLGGGIVDGSLILIGGDPGIGKSTLMLQILSILSNAGKKCLYVSGEESVQQISMRGRRLDSHGSSLFVVSETDLESILAMVELSKYDAMVIDSIQTVFHPDVSSTPGSVTQIREAAMQFMKLAKSTGLPIFLVGHVTKVGAIAGPRIMEHMVDTVLYFEGDKSHVFRILRAVKNRFGPTNEIGVFEMNEKGLAQVPNPSAVFLAERSAVAPGSVVTSCMEGTRPILVEIQGLVASSSLGTPRRTILGLDTHRVALIVAVMEKRLGMNLSGLDIFMNVTGGVKIVEPSADLAIAAALASSFLDKPVDKKTTLIGEIGLTGEIRAVGHVQARVKEAAKMGFTRCLIPANTIKQVSGIDTMTFESVSFLKSAMEVLF comes from the coding sequence TTGCAAAAAAAGGAAAAGTTTACATTCAAATGCCAGTCCTGTGGCGGGCAGACCCCGAAATGGATGGGTAAATGTCCGGATTGCGGTGCCTGGGATACTTTGGTGGAAGAACGAATCGGTGCTGGTGTCTTAAAAAAGAGAAAATCCTCTTTTTTATCGGAACCTGTCTTGATTGATTCTGTGGAAGTCAAAGAAACCGAAAGGCTCGAAACCGGTGTGGCGGAATTTGACCGGGTACTGGGAGGCGGCATTGTCGACGGCTCATTGATCTTGATTGGCGGAGACCCTGGAATCGGAAAATCCACCTTAATGCTTCAGATATTGTCAATATTATCCAATGCCGGTAAAAAATGCCTTTATGTGTCAGGAGAAGAATCTGTTCAACAGATTTCCATGAGGGGTAGAAGGCTTGATTCCCATGGTTCTTCTTTGTTTGTGGTGTCTGAAACCGATTTGGAATCCATTTTGGCCATGGTGGAATTGTCAAAATACGATGCCATGGTAATTGATTCCATTCAGACGGTCTTTCATCCGGATGTCTCATCAACGCCGGGCAGTGTGACACAGATCCGGGAAGCTGCCATGCAGTTTATGAAGCTTGCAAAATCAACCGGCCTTCCCATTTTTCTGGTGGGCCATGTGACCAAAGTGGGTGCCATTGCAGGGCCAAGGATCATGGAGCATATGGTGGACACTGTCCTTTATTTTGAAGGGGACAAAAGTCATGTGTTCAGAATTTTAAGAGCTGTTAAAAACAGGTTTGGTCCCACAAATGAGATCGGTGTGTTTGAAATGAATGAAAAAGGCCTTGCCCAGGTTCCAAATCCATCCGCAGTCTTTTTGGCTGAACGTTCCGCAGTTGCACCTGGGTCTGTGGTAACCTCCTGCATGGAAGGAACGCGGCCCATTCTGGTTGAAATTCAGGGTCTTGTGGCCAGTTCGAGCCTGGGAACCCCAAGGCGAACGATTTTGGGCCTGGATACTCACAGGGTGGCCTTGATTGTTGCCGTGATGGAAAAAAGGCTTGGAATGAATCTTTCCGGCCTTGATATTTTTATGAATGTCACAGGCGGGGTAAAAATAGTCGAACCATCGGCAGATCTTGCCATTGCAGCAGCCCTGGCATCAAGTTTTCTGGACAAACCAGTGGACAAGAAGACAACGCTAATAGGGGAAATCGGATTAACAGGGGAAATCCGGGCTGTGGGGCATGTTCAGGCAAGAGTAAAGGAAGCTGCAAAAATGGGATTTACAAGGTGCCTTATCCCTGCCAATACGATCAAGCAGGTATCAGGAATAGACACAATGACATTTGAAAGTGTCAGCTTTCTAAAAAGTGCCATGGAGGTATTGTTTTAA
- a CDS encoding RlmE family RNA methyltransferase — MAAKKKKQASNKSVKNQSGKNKSSKNQWADHLTHRAKAENYPARSIYKLEEIQNKFKVMKKNDQVLDLGCAPGSWLLYAAKQVGNKGLVKGIDLKPIEIKLPDNVVAIKDNILNQDNAAFLDKNRGFDVILSDMAPATTGRKDVDALRSFELCDMALTIAKNFLVQNGNFVCKIFQGNDFNDFQKRVKSKFKECKTFKPDSCRKQSKEIYIIAKGKK, encoded by the coding sequence ATGGCAGCCAAAAAAAAGAAACAAGCCAGCAACAAATCAGTCAAAAACCAATCAGGCAAAAACAAGTCAAGCAAAAACCAATGGGCAGATCATCTGACCCATCGGGCAAAAGCTGAAAATTATCCGGCACGATCCATATACAAACTTGAAGAAATTCAGAATAAATTCAAGGTCATGAAAAAAAATGACCAAGTGCTTGATCTTGGGTGTGCGCCCGGATCATGGTTGTTGTATGCCGCAAAACAGGTGGGAAACAAAGGCCTGGTAAAGGGTATTGATTTAAAACCAATCGAGATTAAACTGCCCGATAATGTAGTGGCGATTAAAGATAATATCTTAAATCAGGATAATGCCGCTTTTTTAGATAAAAACAGAGGATTCGATGTCATACTAAGTGATATGGCACCGGCAACAACCGGAAGAAAGGATGTGGATGCATTAAGATCTTTTGAACTTTGTGATATGGCTCTGACCATAGCAAAGAATTTTTTGGTTCAAAACGGCAATTTTGTTTGCAAGATATTTCAGGGAAATGACTTTAATGACTTTCAAAAACGTGTTAAATCAAAATTTAAAGAATGCAAAACATTCAAACCGGATAGCTGCAGAAAACAGAGTAAAGAAATATATATTATAGCAAAAGGTAAGAAGTAA
- a CDS encoding YebC/PmpR family DNA-binding transcriptional regulator, with protein MSGHSKWSTIKHKKGATDAKRGKLFTKLIKEITVAARMGGGDPEANPRLRHALSIARSQNMPKDTSERAVKKGTGELEGVNYEEIVYEGYGPGGVAVLVECLTDNRNRTIAEVRHAFGKAGGNVGTDGCVAWMFDKKGVLTVSKEDSDEETLMEVALEAGAEDIREETNSFDIITEPADFDAVKEAVDAAGIKYEMAEITMLPQNMTKVDGKEAEQMIKFMDVLDDCDDVQKFYTNADIPDEVFDSM; from the coding sequence ATGTCAGGACATAGCAAATGGTCGACCATAAAGCATAAAAAAGGCGCTACAGATGCCAAAAGGGGTAAACTTTTTACCAAATTGATAAAGGAAATTACAGTTGCTGCAAGAATGGGCGGGGGTGATCCTGAAGCAAATCCAAGATTACGGCATGCGTTGAGTATCGCCAGATCCCAGAACATGCCCAAGGATACGTCTGAAAGAGCAGTTAAAAAGGGAACCGGCGAGCTTGAGGGTGTTAATTACGAAGAAATCGTATATGAAGGATATGGCCCCGGCGGGGTTGCTGTTCTGGTCGAATGTTTAACAGATAATAGAAACAGAACCATTGCAGAGGTCCGCCATGCATTTGGTAAAGCCGGCGGGAATGTGGGAACAGATGGTTGTGTTGCCTGGATGTTTGATAAAAAAGGAGTGTTGACTGTCAGCAAAGAGGATTCCGATGAAGAGACGCTGATGGAAGTGGCTCTTGAAGCCGGAGCTGAAGACATTAGAGAAGAGACTAATTCCTTTGATATCATTACGGAACCTGCAGATTTTGATGCGGTCAAAGAAGCTGTTGACGCAGCAGGAATCAAGTATGAAATGGCTGAAATCACCATGCTTCCACAGAATATGACAAAGGTGGATGGCAAAGAGGCCGAACAGATGATCAAATTCATGGATGTTTTAGATGACTGCGATGATGTTCAAAAATTTTATACTAATGCAGATATACCGGACGAAGTTTTTGATTCAATGTGA